One window of the Roseovarius sp. THAF9 genome contains the following:
- a CDS encoding peptidoglycan-binding protein, with protein sequence MIRPTVIAPCALLALAACGDMSGADTKAVQRLDTPPPGAAPGTCWAQDTSPAVVETVTEQILVSPAEVADDGTVTRPASYRTETAQKIVQERRVTRFQVPCRAELTPEFNTSVQRALKARGLYRGPINGQLDRGTRAAIRRFQKPQGFDSDILSIAGARQLGLIAVARDTPDTPG encoded by the coding sequence ATGATCCGACCGACCGTGATAGCCCCCTGCGCCCTTCTGGCGCTAGCCGCCTGTGGAGACATGTCCGGCGCGGATACCAAGGCGGTGCAACGGCTGGACACCCCCCCACCCGGTGCGGCCCCCGGCACCTGCTGGGCACAAGATACCTCGCCCGCCGTGGTGGAAACCGTAACCGAGCAGATCCTCGTCAGCCCCGCCGAGGTGGCCGATGACGGCACCGTCACGCGTCCCGCCAGCTACCGGACCGAGACCGCGCAGAAGATCGTACAGGAACGGCGCGTCACACGATTCCAAGTCCCCTGCCGCGCTGAACTGACGCCGGAATTCAACACCTCGGTGCAGCGCGCGCTCAAGGCCCGCGGGCTCTATCGCGGGCCGATCAACGGTCAGCTGGATCGGGGCACCCGCGCCGCCATCCGTCGCTTTCAAAAGCCGCAGGGATTTGATTCCGATATCCTGTCCATTGCCGGGGCGCGTCAGCTTGGATTGATTGCGGTCGCCCGCGACACGCCGGACACCCCGGGATAA
- a CDS encoding glycosyl hydrolase family 28-related protein has protein sequence MNKAITDGITFMPPAYANGLDVWSSGNGTPGSDTYDGAANAAFVPADQDFGGALELQKTQSVQKLRYMGETPILPGCYLQITARVKAIAGNLPNVRIAAWAGGAGGAHVNGLVETGPSVALTNYGEVVEVTAIVGSGDRGGVDMVWGTEPLYGHFGIDLTGPNGGVVRIDDIRIEDVTSIFLRDLVGLVDVRDYGAKGDGSTNDLPAFEAADAAASGRTVLVPAGTYFLGDSLTVQSKVEFEGEVTMPVDKIFELVNDFDFSKYVDAFGGDTEMAFKKAYQALLNNPGHVELDIKGRKVALRAPVDMQAAVPNRTVYKTRHVIKNAQFSVFPGPNWDTDTITSQATYNANDNKRLTNVANVANIQVGSLVTGNGVGREVYVRSKNIGAQTVTLSQPLYDAEGTQNYTFKRFKYMWDFSGFSQISKFAVSNVEFQCGGDCSAVLLPPAGSAIHFRDCFFTQPLDRGITSHGEGDQGMMIDRCQFLSRESPLLVPNRTTIGVNCNGNDIKIRNCRCNFFKHFAILAGSSSIIIGNHCFQGDSADPGPRSAIFVLTRTNNRGSITGNYICDGSIEWTNEYDEAPDFSSEFSFSALSITSNVFLSQSTAPSFNFLSVKPYGPGHFITGLTVTGNTVRLIDGPIDRFEGIDTSFATMNFERFRNIRFEDNAYFNVNIQVENPLVVQHTEASAQKTWVVSPHPKLPFEAWAQTVESIVAEGAIREADGTAYFGVPYYDGKEGPNKDRVNLRWEKAVRGTVTMRIRIDDLI, from the coding sequence ATGAACAAGGCAATTACCGATGGCATCACCTTTATGCCGCCGGCCTATGCGAACGGGCTGGATGTCTGGTCGAGCGGGAACGGCACGCCCGGGTCCGACACATATGATGGGGCGGCCAACGCCGCCTTCGTGCCCGCCGATCAGGATTTCGGCGGGGCGCTGGAGTTACAGAAAACCCAAAGCGTTCAGAAACTGCGGTACATGGGCGAGACGCCGATCCTGCCGGGCTGCTACCTGCAGATCACCGCGCGGGTGAAGGCAATTGCCGGGAACTTGCCCAACGTACGCATTGCGGCCTGGGCCGGCGGTGCGGGCGGCGCCCATGTCAACGGTCTGGTCGAGACCGGCCCGAGCGTGGCGCTGACGAATTATGGTGAGGTGGTCGAGGTCACGGCTATTGTCGGTAGCGGCGACCGCGGTGGAGTTGACATGGTCTGGGGCACAGAGCCCCTGTACGGTCATTTCGGCATCGACCTGACGGGCCCCAACGGTGGCGTGGTGCGGATCGACGACATCCGGATCGAGGATGTGACCAGTATCTTCCTGCGCGATTTGGTCGGGCTGGTGGACGTACGGGATTACGGCGCGAAAGGCGATGGCAGCACCAATGACCTGCCCGCCTTCGAGGCCGCTGATGCGGCGGCGAGCGGACGGACTGTTCTGGTGCCTGCCGGGACCTATTTTCTCGGCGACAGCCTGACCGTACAAAGCAAGGTCGAGTTCGAGGGCGAGGTCACCATGCCCGTCGACAAGATTTTCGAGCTGGTTAACGATTTCGACTTTTCCAAGTACGTGGACGCCTTCGGTGGCGATACAGAGATGGCGTTCAAAAAGGCCTACCAGGCGCTGCTGAACAACCCGGGTCATGTCGAGCTGGACATAAAAGGCCGCAAGGTGGCCCTGCGCGCGCCGGTGGATATGCAGGCGGCGGTGCCAAACCGGACGGTCTACAAGACGCGGCACGTGATCAAGAACGCGCAGTTCTCGGTCTTTCCGGGACCGAACTGGGACACCGACACCATCACCTCTCAGGCAACCTACAACGCCAACGACAACAAACGCCTGACCAACGTGGCGAACGTGGCCAATATTCAGGTCGGATCGCTGGTCACGGGCAACGGGGTGGGCCGGGAGGTCTATGTTCGTTCCAAAAACATCGGCGCCCAGACCGTGACCTTGAGCCAGCCGCTCTACGATGCGGAAGGCACGCAGAACTACACGTTCAAACGGTTCAAGTACATGTGGGATTTCAGTGGCTTCTCGCAGATCTCGAAATTCGCGGTGTCGAATGTCGAGTTCCAGTGCGGCGGCGATTGCAGTGCCGTGCTGCTGCCGCCCGCGGGCTCGGCCATTCATTTCCGCGACTGTTTCTTCACTCAGCCGCTTGACCGGGGCATCACCAGCCACGGCGAGGGTGACCAGGGCATGATGATCGATCGGTGCCAGTTCTTGTCGCGGGAAAGTCCGCTTCTGGTGCCGAACCGGACGACGATCGGGGTCAACTGCAACGGCAACGACATCAAGATCCGCAATTGCCGGTGCAATTTCTTCAAGCATTTCGCGATTTTGGCGGGGTCGTCCAGCATCATCATAGGCAACCATTGTTTCCAAGGCGACAGCGCCGATCCGGGCCCGCGCAGCGCGATCTTCGTGCTGACGCGAACCAACAATCGCGGCTCTATCACGGGTAATTACATCTGTGACGGGTCGATCGAGTGGACGAACGAGTACGACGAGGCGCCTGATTTCTCGAGCGAATTTTCGTTCAGCGCTTTGTCCATAACCAGCAACGTTTTCCTCAGCCAGAGCACTGCGCCCTCTTTCAACTTCCTGTCCGTAAAACCCTATGGGCCGGGGCATTTCATCACCGGGCTGACGGTGACGGGCAACACGGTGCGCCTGATCGACGGGCCGATCGACCGCTTCGAGGGTATCGACACCAGCTTTGCGACCATGAACTTCGAGCGGTTCCGTAACATCCGCTTCGAGGACAACGCCTATTTCAACGTCAATATCCAGGTGGAAAATCCGTTGGTCGTGCAACACACCGAAGCCAGCGCTCAGAAGACCTGGGTCGTGTCGCCCCATCCCAAGCTGCCGTTCGAGGCCTGGGCGCAGACGGTCGAGTCGATCGTGGCCGAGGGAGCGATCCGCGAAGCCGATGGGACGGCCTATTTCGGGGTGCCTTACTATGACGGAAAGGAAGGCCCGAACAAGGACAGGGTCAACTTGCGCTGGGAAAAGGCGGTCCGCGGGACGGTCACGATGCGCATCAGGATCGACGATCTGATCTGA
- a CDS encoding Mrp/NBP35 family ATP-binding protein, whose product MTEILDKVRQELERLELPDGGTVISRDMVRAMRLEGSEVRFVLEAPSAEMARHMEPLRAATERAALSVEGVTSAQVALTAQAPETPAPSLKVGRHPEGGNASIRPGGVKSILAVASGKGGVGKSTVASNLAVALAQAGRRAGLLDGDIHGPSLPRMMGVTGRASSPDGKILTPLEAHGVKMMSIGLMIEEDRAVVWRGPMLMGALQQMISQVDWGELDVLLVDLPPGTGDVQLTLCQRAAPTGALVVSTPQDVALLDARKAIDMFNTLKTPVLGLIENMSMFHCPQCGYEAAIFGHGGVAQEAERLELPLLGALPIDLDTRLGGDAGRPVALEDGAVSEAYARLADRLVQGGMA is encoded by the coding sequence ATGACGGAAATACTCGACAAAGTGCGCCAGGAACTGGAACGGCTGGAATTACCGGACGGTGGTACCGTGATTTCACGCGACATGGTGCGTGCGATGCGACTCGAAGGCAGCGAAGTGCGATTCGTGTTGGAGGCGCCCAGTGCCGAGATGGCACGTCACATGGAGCCCCTGAGAGCCGCCACCGAGCGCGCGGCGCTGTCGGTCGAGGGAGTGACCTCGGCGCAGGTGGCGCTGACCGCGCAGGCACCCGAGACCCCGGCCCCGTCGTTGAAGGTGGGGCGGCATCCGGAGGGCGGAAACGCGTCGATCCGGCCGGGCGGGGTGAAGTCGATCCTGGCGGTGGCGTCCGGGAAGGGCGGCGTGGGCAAGTCGACCGTGGCGTCGAACCTGGCGGTGGCATTGGCCCAGGCGGGACGGCGCGCGGGCTTGCTAGACGGTGACATCCACGGGCCGAGCCTGCCGCGGATGATGGGCGTGACCGGGCGGGCGAGCAGCCCGGACGGCAAGATCCTGACGCCGCTGGAGGCACATGGCGTCAAGATGATGTCCATCGGCCTGATGATCGAAGAGGACCGCGCCGTTGTCTGGCGGGGGCCGATGCTGATGGGGGCTTTGCAGCAGATGATAAGCCAGGTGGACTGGGGCGAGTTGGACGTGCTGCTGGTCGACCTGCCGCCGGGGACGGGGGACGTGCAACTGACCCTGTGCCAGCGGGCGGCACCCACGGGCGCGCTGGTTGTCTCGACGCCGCAGGATGTGGCGCTTTTGGATGCGCGCAAGGCGATTGACATGTTCAACACGCTGAAGACGCCGGTGCTGGGGCTGATCGAGAACATGTCGATGTTCCATTGCCCGCAATGCGGATACGAGGCGGCGATTTTCGGCCATGGCGGCGTGGCGCAGGAGGCCGAGAGGTTGGAACTGCCGCTGTTGGGAGCGTTGCCGATCGACCTCGACACACGGCTGGGCGGCGATGCCGGGCGGCCCGTGGCGCTGGAGGACGGTGCGGTGTCGGAGGCCTATGCGCGGTTGGCGGACCGGTTGGTGCAGGGCGGGATGGCGTAG
- a CDS encoding fasciclin domain-containing protein gives MQRRFLLTGAPALLLTTGLLAGCAQDQGTPDIVDIASNDGRFTTLVAALQAADLVDTLKGPGPFTVFAPSDAAFAALPAGTVDTLLLPENKDQLASILTYHVVPGAITSDQVIGERLSVGTVQGSNVTVDGRTRKYGAAVRVNDANVTQADIIASNGVIHVIDKVLMP, from the coding sequence ATGCAAAGACGCTTCCTTCTCACCGGCGCTCCGGCGCTGCTTCTGACCACCGGCCTGCTTGCAGGCTGTGCGCAGGACCAGGGCACGCCCGATATCGTCGACATCGCGTCGAACGATGGGCGCTTCACCACGCTGGTCGCCGCCCTGCAAGCCGCCGACCTCGTTGATACACTCAAGGGCCCCGGCCCCTTCACCGTTTTCGCGCCCTCCGACGCCGCCTTCGCGGCCCTGCCCGCCGGCACGGTCGACACGCTGCTCCTGCCCGAGAACAAGGACCAGCTGGCCTCGATCCTGACCTATCACGTCGTACCGGGGGCCATCACTTCGGATCAGGTGATCGGCGAGCGCCTCAGCGTCGGCACGGTGCAAGGCAGCAATGTGACCGTCGACGGCCGCACGCGCAAATACGGCGCCGCCGTGCGGGTCAACGATGCAAACGTGACGCAGGCCGATATCATTGCGTCCAACGGCGTGATCCACGTGATCGATAAGGTGCTGATGCCTTAA
- a CDS encoding YebC/PmpR family DNA-binding transcriptional regulator, which translates to MAGHSKWANIQHRKGRQDAQRAKLFSKLSKEITIAAKMGDPDPDKNPRLRLAVKQAKSQSMPNDNIDRAIKKSVAGDGEDYEEIRYEGYGPNGVAVIVEAMTDNRNRTASTVRSTFTKHGGNLGETGSVGFMFERKGQVTYPADVGDADTVMMAAIEAGAEDVESGEDGHVIWCADTDLNDVSTVLEAELGESDETKLVWRPTTTTELDLEAMQKLMRLIDALEDDDDVQNVTTNFEASDEVMEQLAAE; encoded by the coding sequence ATGGCCGGCCACTCGAAATGGGCCAATATTCAGCACCGCAAGGGCCGTCAGGATGCCCAGCGGGCCAAGCTGTTCTCGAAGCTGTCCAAGGAGATCACCATCGCCGCCAAGATGGGCGACCCGGATCCAGACAAGAACCCGCGCCTGCGTTTGGCCGTCAAACAGGCCAAGTCGCAGTCGATGCCGAACGACAATATCGATCGGGCGATCAAGAAATCGGTCGCGGGTGATGGTGAGGATTACGAGGAAATCCGCTATGAGGGCTATGGCCCCAACGGCGTGGCGGTGATTGTCGAGGCGATGACCGACAACCGCAACCGTACAGCCAGCACGGTCCGCTCGACCTTTACCAAGCACGGCGGGAATCTGGGCGAGACGGGGTCTGTCGGGTTCATGTTCGAACGCAAGGGGCAGGTCACCTACCCGGCGGATGTGGGCGACGCCGACACGGTGATGATGGCCGCGATCGAGGCCGGCGCCGAGGATGTGGAATCGGGCGAGGACGGGCACGTGATCTGGTGTGCGGATACCGACCTGAACGACGTCAGCACCGTGCTGGAGGCGGAGCTGGGCGAGAGTGACGAGACCAAGCTGGTCTGGCGACCCACGACCACGACTGAGTTGGATTTGGAAGCGATGCAGAAGCTGATGAGGTTGATCGACGCGCTGGAGGATGACGATGACGTGCAGAACGTCACGACGAATTTCGAGGCCAGCGATGAAGTGATGGAGCAGCTGGCGGCGGAGTGA
- a CDS encoding VOC family protein, whose amino-acid sequence MPGIVDITPFVFTRDLAASCEFFESLGFAPGLVQPDLGYAYCTGHGHALRVLQVSPEAEIGEQMIYLDVDDIDAFYDELRPVLDDMPEARVRPPFNQDYGQREFHVKDPDNCLLLFGSRIMRATDIPGQRRN is encoded by the coding sequence ATGCCCGGTATCGTCGACATCACGCCCTTCGTCTTCACGCGCGACCTCGCGGCCTCTTGCGAGTTCTTCGAAAGTCTCGGCTTTGCGCCCGGCCTCGTGCAGCCAGATCTGGGCTACGCCTACTGCACCGGGCACGGCCACGCTCTGCGCGTGCTGCAAGTAAGCCCCGAGGCCGAGATCGGCGAACAGATGATCTATCTGGACGTGGACGATATCGACGCATTCTACGACGAACTGCGGCCGGTCCTCGACGACATGCCCGAGGCCCGGGTCCGCCCGCCCTTCAATCAGGACTACGGCCAGCGCGAATTTCACGTCAAGGATCCCGACAATTGCCTGCTGCTCTTCGGCTCCCGCATCATGCGCGCGACGGACATTCCCGGGCAACGCCGAAACTGA
- a CDS encoding SLC13 family permease yields the protein MTQDQIILFALFGGVFALLLWGRYRYDIVAFGALMLGVVLGVVPTDQAFAGFGHPATIIVALVLVVSAGLVRSGAVFLITRTLVDSSRSLGAHITIMGGIGGVLSAFMNNVAALALLMPVDVQTARKAKRSPGLSLMPLSFATILGGMVTLIGTPPNIIIAGIREDALGQPYSMFDFAPVGAVTALAGLVFVALIGWRLIPAREDSGLHAAELADYLAELTIPEDSAHIGKRLAELQEDADSNDVALLGVMRDGKRRYGRARNTILQAGDALVIEATPDALDEFRSALSLAFSDSKREDKVRAAGDGLDMIEVVVPRDARIAGRTAQSVGLNWRQRSVLMGISRRGRQIREQVRKTTIQPGDILLLLVPHETGSDVTEWLGCLPLAERGLKVTQDRKTWAAIGIFGAAVAAASFGLLYLPIALGLVVMAYVLTRIVPPSELYTHIEWPVVVLLGSMIPLGAAFEEAGGTALLAGGLVDLTAGFPAWAILTVLMVVTMTLSDVLNNTATTIVAAPVGIQMANTLDVSPDPFLMAVAVAASSAYLTPIGHKNNTLILGPGGYAFGDYWRMGLPLEIIVVAVSVPAILVFWPL from the coding sequence ATGACCCAGGACCAGATCATCCTCTTCGCGCTCTTCGGGGGCGTTTTCGCCCTGCTGCTCTGGGGCCGCTACCGCTACGATATCGTCGCGTTCGGCGCGCTGATGCTGGGCGTGGTGCTGGGTGTCGTGCCCACCGATCAGGCCTTTGCCGGCTTCGGTCACCCGGCAACCATCATCGTGGCCCTCGTGCTCGTTGTCTCCGCCGGTCTGGTGCGCTCCGGTGCGGTTTTCCTCATCACCCGCACGCTGGTCGACAGCTCACGCAGCCTCGGGGCGCATATCACCATCATGGGCGGCATCGGCGGCGTTCTCTCGGCCTTCATGAACAACGTCGCGGCACTGGCCCTGCTTATGCCCGTCGATGTCCAAACCGCCCGCAAGGCCAAGCGCTCTCCGGGCCTCAGCCTCATGCCGCTTTCCTTCGCCACCATTCTCGGCGGCATGGTCACACTGATCGGAACGCCCCCCAACATCATCATCGCTGGCATCCGCGAGGACGCCTTGGGGCAACCTTACTCCATGTTCGACTTTGCCCCCGTCGGCGCCGTCACAGCGCTTGCCGGTCTTGTCTTCGTCGCCCTCATCGGCTGGCGCCTCATCCCGGCCCGCGAAGACAGCGGCCTTCACGCTGCCGAACTGGCCGATTACCTGGCCGAGCTGACCATCCCCGAGGACAGCGCCCATATCGGCAAGCGCCTCGCAGAGTTGCAGGAGGATGCCGACAGCAACGACGTCGCCCTTCTCGGCGTGATGCGCGACGGCAAGCGCCGCTATGGCCGAGCCCGCAACACCATCCTGCAAGCCGGCGACGCGCTGGTGATCGAGGCCACGCCCGACGCGCTGGATGAGTTTCGATCCGCGCTGTCTCTCGCCTTCTCTGACTCCAAGCGCGAGGACAAGGTCCGCGCCGCCGGCGACGGGCTCGACATGATCGAGGTCGTGGTCCCCCGCGACGCTCGCATCGCCGGCCGCACGGCCCAGTCCGTGGGTCTCAACTGGCGCCAGCGCTCCGTGCTGATGGGTATCTCCCGCCGTGGCCGCCAGATCCGCGAACAGGTTCGCAAGACCACGATCCAGCCGGGTGATATCCTGCTCCTGCTGGTCCCGCACGAAACCGGCTCGGACGTGACCGAGTGGCTGGGCTGCCTGCCGCTGGCCGAACGCGGGCTGAAAGTGACCCAGGACCGCAAGACATGGGCCGCCATCGGCATCTTTGGCGCCGCCGTCGCCGCGGCCAGTTTCGGCCTGCTCTATCTTCCTATCGCGCTCGGGCTGGTGGTCATGGCCTACGTGCTGACCCGCATCGTCCCGCCGTCGGAGCTCTACACCCATATCGAATGGCCCGTGGTGGTCCTGCTTGGCTCGATGATCCCCCTCGGCGCCGCGTTCGAAGAGGCCGGCGGCACCGCGCTGCTCGCGGGCGGCCTCGTCGACCTGACGGCAGGCTTTCCCGCCTGGGCGATCCTGACTGTGCTGATGGTCGTCACGATGACGCTCTCGGACGTGCTCAACAACACCGCCACCACCATCGTCGCGGCCCCCGTTGGCATTCAGATGGCAAACACGCTCGACGTCTCGCCCGACCCGTTCCTGATGGCCGTCGCGGTGGCCGCGTCCTCCGCCTATCTCACGCCCATCGGCCACAAGAACAACACGCTGATCCTCGGCCCCGGCGGCTATGCCTTCGGGGATTACTGGCGCATGGGCCTGCCCTTGGAGATCATCGTGGTCGCCGTTTCCGTGCCGGCCATCCTGGTTTTCTGGCCGCTTTAG
- a CDS encoding lytic transglycosylase domain-containing protein, whose translation MRRLMTFTLVCAIAGCSAKEAPEPPAAHNPPLYPNETPQIRALINQYADTYEVPRSLVHRVVQRESDYRPKARNGPYWGMMQILPATARGMGFQGQASDLLNPETNLKYAVKYLRGAWLVSEGSEPDAVMWYARGYYYAARDKCLLVETGLREREIARHCR comes from the coding sequence ATGCGGCGTTTGATGACCTTTACGTTGGTGTGCGCGATTGCGGGATGCAGCGCGAAAGAGGCGCCGGAGCCGCCGGCGGCGCACAACCCGCCGCTTTATCCCAACGAGACGCCGCAGATCCGGGCGCTGATCAACCAGTATGCCGACACTTACGAAGTGCCGCGGTCGCTGGTGCACCGGGTGGTGCAGCGCGAGAGTGATTACCGCCCCAAGGCGCGCAATGGCCCCTACTGGGGGATGATGCAGATCCTGCCCGCCACGGCGCGCGGCATGGGATTTCAGGGGCAGGCGAGTGACCTGCTAAACCCGGAGACCAACCTGAAATACGCGGTGAAATACCTGCGCGGCGCGTGGCTGGTGTCGGAAGGTAGCGAGCCTGACGCGGTGATGTGGTACGCGCGGGGCTATTACTATGCGGCGCGGGACAAGTGCCTGCTGGTCGAGACCGGCCTGCGCGAGCGCGAGATCGCGCGGCATTGCCGCTGA
- a CDS encoding DUF2189 domain-containing protein, with protein MVKTIGNPLSWFFQGVSGASRSVGDATVALSGGTEATPEARSLSSRDLSDALRKGYADFSRFRSDVMFLVMIYPAIGLCLSFFAFHQAMLPMLFPLAAGFLLLGPIVAIGLYEMSRQAEKRDDVGWSAALSVIRAENIGPVLVMALYLLAVFIVWMLAAMKIYDWTLGPEPPQSVSRFAMDVLTTGPGWTMIVVGMTVGAVFAVMVLAVSLTTFPMLIDRRVGLAVAVATSLRVMQKNPVTVARWGGIVAVLMLIGTVPLFLGLIVVLPVLGHATWHLYRAAVGWA; from the coding sequence ATGGTCAAAACAATCGGAAACCCGCTGTCTTGGTTCTTTCAGGGCGTGTCCGGCGCGAGCCGGTCGGTGGGCGATGCCACCGTCGCGCTGAGCGGTGGGACGGAAGCCACGCCCGAGGCGAGGTCGCTTTCCAGCCGGGATCTGAGCGACGCTTTGCGCAAGGGCTATGCCGATTTCTCGCGCTTTCGCAGTGATGTGATGTTCCTGGTGATGATCTATCCGGCGATCGGGCTGTGCCTGTCGTTCTTCGCCTTTCACCAAGCGATGCTGCCGATGCTGTTCCCGCTGGCGGCGGGCTTCCTGCTGTTGGGGCCGATCGTGGCGATCGGCCTTTACGAGATGAGCCGACAGGCGGAAAAGCGCGATGACGTGGGCTGGAGTGCCGCGCTGTCGGTGATCCGGGCCGAGAATATCGGGCCGGTGCTGGTGATGGCGCTGTATCTGCTGGCGGTGTTTATCGTCTGGATGCTGGCCGCCATGAAGATCTATGACTGGACGCTGGGGCCGGAGCCGCCGCAGAGCGTGTCGCGTTTCGCGATGGATGTTCTGACGACCGGGCCGGGCTGGACGATGATCGTTGTAGGCATGACGGTTGGCGCGGTCTTTGCGGTGATGGTTCTCGCGGTCAGCCTGACGACCTTTCCGATGCTGATCGACCGCCGGGTCGGGCTGGCCGTGGCGGTGGCGACCTCTTTGCGGGTGATGCAGAAGAATCCCGTTACGGTGGCCCGGTGGGGGGGCATCGTGGCTGTCCTGATGCTGATCGGGACGGTGCCGCTATTCCTCGGGCTGATCGTCGTGCTGCCGGTGCTGGGCCATGCGACCTGGCATCTCTATCGGGCCGCCGTGGGGTGGGCGTGA
- a CDS encoding SLC13 family permease, with translation MQFIELSQGAQPLVALGVVAVMFVLFIRETYPTEVVALSGAAVLLALGVLPYDAGLEVLSNPAPWTIAGMFVVMGALVRTGALDAFTTVADRQAKVNPKLAIGMLMAFVVFGSAFMNNTPVVVVMIPIFVQLARTLGVTASKMLIPLSYAAILGGTLTLIGTSTNLLVDGVARSQGMEPFGIFEVTPLALCLVAWGAVYLYFIAPRLLPERESMADMLSDRSKMKFFTEAVIPPDSNLIGREVTGVQLFKREGVRLVDVVRGDISLRRNLQGVELQVGDRVVLRTQMTELLSLQRNKELKRVDQVSQVETTTVEVLITPGCKMVARSLGSLRLRRRFGVYPLAVHRRNQNIGRQLDDLIVRVGDTLLLEGAPEDIKRLAGEMDLVDVSHPSAKAFRRGHAPVALAALAGIVILAALGVAPILALTVIALAVVLLSRCIDAEEAFSFVEGRLLALIFSMLAIGAALDASGAVQLIVNAVAPGLSGLPPFLIVWAIYLLTSVLTELVSNNAVAVVVTPIAIGLADAMGIDARALVVAVMVAASASFATPIGYQTNTLVYGPGGYKFTDFLKVGVPLNLSVGLLASALIPFIWPL, from the coding sequence ATGCAATTCATTGAGCTTTCGCAGGGTGCCCAGCCGCTGGTCGCCTTGGGCGTGGTCGCGGTGATGTTCGTGCTGTTTATTCGCGAGACCTATCCCACAGAGGTGGTGGCGCTGAGCGGGGCCGCGGTGCTGCTGGCGCTGGGGGTACTGCCTTATGACGCGGGTCTCGAGGTGCTGTCGAACCCCGCGCCCTGGACCATCGCCGGGATGTTCGTGGTGATGGGGGCGCTGGTGCGCACGGGCGCTCTGGATGCGTTTACGACGGTGGCGGACCGGCAGGCCAAGGTGAACCCCAAGCTGGCGATCGGGATGTTGATGGCCTTTGTCGTGTTCGGTTCGGCTTTCATGAACAACACGCCCGTGGTTGTGGTGATGATCCCGATCTTTGTGCAACTGGCGCGGACGCTGGGGGTGACAGCCTCGAAAATGCTGATCCCACTGAGCTATGCCGCCATTCTGGGCGGGACGCTGACGCTGATCGGGACTTCGACGAACCTGCTGGTCGACGGGGTGGCGCGGTCTCAGGGGATGGAGCCGTTCGGAATTTTCGAGGTGACGCCGCTGGCGCTGTGCCTTGTGGCGTGGGGAGCGGTGTACCTTTATTTCATCGCGCCGCGCCTGTTGCCGGAGCGCGAGAGCATGGCGGACATGCTGTCGGACCGCTCGAAGATGAAGTTCTTTACCGAGGCGGTAATCCCGCCGGACAGCAACCTTATAGGTCGGGAAGTGACCGGCGTGCAGCTGTTCAAGCGCGAAGGCGTGCGGCTGGTGGACGTGGTGCGGGGCGATATCTCTTTGCGGCGCAATCTGCAGGGGGTGGAGTTGCAGGTGGGCGACAGGGTGGTTCTGCGCACGCAGATGACCGAGCTCTTGAGCCTGCAGCGCAACAAGGAGCTGAAGCGCGTCGACCAGGTGTCACAGGTGGAGACGACAACGGTGGAGGTGTTGATCACGCCGGGGTGCAAGATGGTGGCGCGCAGCCTGGGATCGCTGCGGCTAAGGCGTCGGTTCGGGGTCTATCCGCTGGCGGTGCACCGGCGTAACCAGAATATCGGGCGGCAGCTGGATGACCTGATCGTGCGGGTGGGCGACACGCTGCTGCTGGAAGGTGCGCCGGAGGACATCAAGCGGCTGGCGGGCGAAATGGATCTGGTCGACGTCAGCCATCCATCGGCCAAGGCGTTCCGGCGCGGGCACGCGCCGGTGGCGCTGGCGGCGCTGGCGGGAATCGTGATCCTGGCCGCATTGGGCGTGGCCCCGATCCTGGCGCTGACGGTGATCGCGCTGGCGGTGGTGCTGTTGTCGCGCTGCATCGACGCGGAGGAGGCGTTTTCTTTTGTGGAAGGGCGGCTGTTGGCACTGATCTTTTCGATGCTGGCCATCGGCGCGGCGCTGGATGCGTCGGGGGCGGTGCAGCTGATCGTAAATGCGGTGGCGCCAGGGCTGTCCGGGCTGCCGCCGTTCCTGATCGTCTGGGCGATCTACCTTCTGACGTCGGTTTTGACGGAACTGGTGAGCAACAACGCGGTGGCGGTGGTGGTGACGCCCATTGCCATCGGGCTGGCGGATGCGATGGGAATCGACGCGCGGGCGCTTGTGGTGGCGGTAATGGTCGCGGCCTCGGCCAGTTTCGCCACGCCCATCGGATATCAGACCAACACGCTGGTCTATGGGCCCGGAGGCTACAAGTTTACCGACTTCCTGAAGGTGGGCGTGCCGCTGAACCTGAGCGTGGGGTTGTTGGCTAGTGCGCTGATCCCGTTCATCTGGCCGCTTTAA